The genomic window GGCCTCGGACCGCTCGGCGGTGCGGACCTGTTCAGCCTGCTCGTCGGCATCACGGCCGTGGCCGGAATAGCCATCACCCAGTGGCGCACCCGCGCCGCCCGGCTGGGCTACCACCAGGCGGTCGATCCGCTGCCGACTTTCCTCGCCAAGATCGCGCTCGCTGCGTTCCTCGTCCTCGGGATCGTTGTGCAGCTCGCCCGGTTCCGCAACCTGCCCTGGGTCCTCGTGCTGCTCGCCGCCCTGGTGCTCGGCTACAGCCTGCTGATGAACCGGGCCGTGTTCGGCCGGCAGATCTACGCCGTCGGCGGAAACCTGCAAGCCGCCGTCCTGTCCGGCGTCAAGGTCAAGTCCAATGTCTTCTGGATCTTTGTGAACATGGGGGTGCTGTCCGCCCTCGCCGGCATCATCTTCGCCGGCCGCCTCAACCAGGCCGGCCCGACCGCCGGCAACCAGTTCGAGCTCGATGCCATCGCAGCGGCCTTCATCGGCGGCGCCGCCGTCCAGGGTGGCGTCGGCAAGGTCGTCGGCGCGATCACCGGGGGCCTCATCATGGGCGTCATCAACAACGGCATGTCCCTGATCGGGGCTCCCAGTGAGCAGGTGATGCTGGTCAAGGGCCTGGTGCTTCTCGCCGCCGTCGCGTTCGATGTGTGGACCAAGCGGCGGGCCGGCGCCGCACGTTAGCCGCGCCCATCGAGCGTGGCGTCGGTTTCCAGCGCCCCGGGCTCATGAAGAGGGGAGAGGCGGTTGGGCCACCCACTCCGCCACTGACGGTTCCACCCACGGGTTGGCTCCCGCGCCGCGTCAGTAATTCGCCAGTAACGGTTCAGCCGTAGCCTGCCCGACCAGGCCAGCTCCGCGCTTTCCGGTCGCCCTTCCGGCGGCTTTCCCTGAAACGGAGTTACCGGCTTTCCCTGTATCGGCGATTGAGGAGCTAGATAAATGCATTTGCCCCGTTCATCCCTGCGGCGAGCGGCCACCGCCTGGGCAGCGGTTGCCGTGACCGTCGTCGGCGGCCTTGCCGTGCCGGCCGCGGCCGCCGCGCCCCGGCACAATGCGATCGTCGATCCGGGCCTCGCCGCCGCCGTTGGCGCCGGTCAGGAGGCGACCTTCTTCGTCGTCGTCGACGGCCGCACCGACCTGTCCGGTGCCCTGCGTCAGCGCGGCAAGGCGCGGAAGGCCGCCGTGTTCCGGGCGCTGCGCGCCGAGGCCACCCGGGACCAGAGCTCGCTGACCCGCTACCTGGACCAGGCGAAGATCGGCTACGAGTCGTACTGGATCGCGAACGCCGTGAAGGTCACCGGCGACCGGGACCTGGTCGAGCGGCTCGCCGCCCGTCCCGATGTCGCCGCCCTGCGGCAGGAGCAGCACTACGCCATCAGCACCGTCGCGATGGACCCCGTCACCACGACCACGACCACGACCACCGACCCGGAGTGGGGCGTCAAGGACATCGGCGCCGACCAGGTCTGGTCCCAGTACGCCGACCGCGGCGAGGGCGTCGTCGTCGCCAGCATCGACTCGGGCGTGGAGTTCAACCACCCGGCCCTGGCGGACAACTACCGGGGCAACCTCGGCGACGGCACCTACAACCACGACTACAACTGGTACGACGCGTCCGGCCAGTGCCCCGACAGCAGCACCCCCTGCGACAACAACGGCCACGGCACCCACACCATGGGCACCATCGCGGGCGCGGGCGGCATCGGCGTCGCGCCGGGCGCGACGTGGATCGCCGCCAAGGGCTGCGAGGCCAACTACTGCTCGGACACCTCGCTGCTGAATGCCGGCCAGTGGATCCTCGCGCCGACCGACCACAACGGGCAGAACCCGCGGCCCGATCTCGCCCCGGACATCGTCAACAACTCCTGGGGCGGCGGGAACACCACCTTCTACCAGGACATGATCGAGGCCTGGAACGCGGCCGGCATCTTCGAGGCGTTCGCTGCCGGCAACGCTGGCAACGGAACGACCTGTTCGACCACCGAGGCGCCAGGTGCCCAGGCTCCGGCGTACGGGGTCGGCGCGTACGACGCGACCGGAGCCATCGCGTCCTTCTCCGGCTTCGGCCCCTCCCTCGTCGACGGTTCCATGAAGCCGAACATCGCCGCGCCCGGCGTCAACGTCCGCTCCGCCTGGCCGGGCAGCCGCTACCGGGCGATCTCCGGTACGTCCATGGCGACCCCGCATGTCGCCGGTGCCGTCGCCCTGCTCTGGTCCGCGGCCCCCTCCCTCGTCGGCGACATCGACGCCACCCGCGCCGTCCTGAACGACTCCGCGCGGGATGTCGACGACACCCACTGCGGCGGCACCGCCGACGCCAACAACGTCTGGGGCGAGGGCAAGCTCGACGCCTTCGCCGCCGTCGACCGGGCCCCGCACACCGCGGCCACCATCACCGGCACCGTCACCGACCGGGTCACCGGCGCCGGCCTGGCCGGAATCACCATCACCGCAACGGGCCAGGGCGGCCAGCGCACCGTGACCACGGAAGCCTCGGGCGCCTACCGGCTGGTCCTGGCGGCCGGCGCGTACACCGTCACCAGCGTCGGCTACGGCTACCGCACAGTCACGGAGGACCTCACCGTCACCGACGGCCAGGCCCTCTCCCACGACATCGCGCTGGACGCCGTTCCCCGGCACGCCGTGACCGGCACGGTGTACGACGTGACGGGCAAGCCGCTCCCCGGTGCCAGCGTACGGATCGTCGAGGCGCCGCTCGCCCCGGTCGTGTCGGACGCCGCCGGCGCCTTCCGTTTCCCGGTCGTCGCCGAAGGATCCTTCACGCTGATGGTGACGCCAGCCGAGCCGGTGCTGTGCAACGGCACCTACCAGAAGACCCTGACCGTGGACGGCGACGAGAGCGTGGCGGTCCGACTGCCCGCCCACAGCGACGCCTTCGGCAACAGCTGTCTGCCCGCCGCGTACTCCTGGGTCAGCGGCGCCACCAAGGTCGCCCTCTCCGGCGACGAAAACGCCAAGACCGTCGCCCTGCCGTTCCCGGTGACCTTCTACGGCGTCGCGTACAACCAGGCGAGCGTCACGACCAACGGCCTGGTGAACTTCCTCGCCCCGCGGCTCGGCGACTACGTCAACACCGCGCTGCCGGCGACGGCGCAGCCCAACGGCATCCTCGCCGCCTACTGGGACGATCTCGTCCTCGACAAGAGGTCGGCCGTGAAGACCGCCACCACCGGCACGGCCGGACAGCAGAAGTTCGCGATCGTCTGGGAGAACGCGACCTTCGCCGCCGATTCGAGCCGGCGAGTGACGTTCGAGGCGGTCTTCGAAGAGGCGACCGGGGCGATCCTCCTGCAGTACCAGTCCATCGACGACGCGTCGGCGCTGGAGAAAGGCGGATCAGCGACCGTCGGCATCGAGAACCAGGCCGGCGCCGACGCCCTGCAGTACTCCTTCAACGAACCGGTCCTCACCGACCGTAGCGCTCTGCGTATCTTCCCGAAGGCGGCATGATGAAGAAGCGATCCCGAAGCGCCGTGCGCCGCCTCGCCTCCGCCCTGCTCGCGCCCGGACTCGTGCTTGCCGCGCTTCCCGCGATCACCACCCCGGCGTACGCCGAGGACGGGTCGCAGCAGGCGCGGGTCCTGACCGACGCCCAAGCCGCTGAACTCGAAAGTCGATTCACGGCGGCCCCCTCTGCTCAGAAGGCGACCGCGCCGAGCGACACCGCCGAACCGCCGGCCGAGCAGCCGCAGGACGCGGCACCGGTCACCCTCACCGAGGCGTCCGCGCTGGAGACGTACCGGGGGAACGCCGAAACCGCCCCACTCGGCGGCGGCAAGGGCGACTTCCTAGCCGTGCACAGTCTCGGCCTGATCACCCGCTTCACGACGGGGGGCCGGGCGGTGTGGAAGCGCGACAACGATTCCCTCTACGCCGACTGGCACGTCAAGCCGCTGCGGCCGTGGGACAAGGAGCCGTACCCTGCCCATATCACCGTCGGCTATGAGGCCAACAGTCCGTACGCGGACCTGGCCGACCGGGGCTTCGCGCAGGGGGACCTGACGGGCGACGGGGTGGCTGACGTCGTCTTCACCGCGAAGGTGGGCGCCAACCCGTACCGCCCGTTCACCTCCCCGGGCTCGTCCCTGACGACGGGTAGCTTCGTCACCGCCCTCGACGGGAAGACCGGGGCGACGCTGTGGTCGCAGATCCTCCCCGACGCCCAGCAGGTCGCCCTCGCCGGCAGGACCCTGCTCGTCGCCGACCAGCCGTCCAACAACTTCGGCGCCGACGAAACGTTGACGACGAAGCTGTACGGCTTCCGCTTCACGTTCGCGGACGGGCGACTGACCCCGGCGGCGACCTGGTCGTACGACACCGGCCAGCGCGACGGCCGGTGGGCCTCGGTCACCGCGCTCTCCGACACCGCGGCAGCCCTCTCCTGGTACGTGCGGAAGACCGACACCGACCCGGCCGCGAGCCAGACACTCGTGATCGACACGGCGGACGGCACGCCGCATTGGCAGACCGCCGGCGCGATGTACGGGCGGGAGGCGGTCGTCGACCCGTCCCGGAACCGGCTCGTCGCCATCGAGCAGTCCGACTACACCGACGGGGTGCGGTACCAGCTGGTCGGTTACGACCTGGCCAACGGCACCCGGACCGTGCTCGACGAGCGGGTCAACGCGGTCGGTACCGAGCTGGCGGTCGGCGAGTTGAAGGGCGGCGGCGGCGTCGAGTACGCGGTCGCCGAGGCCACCTTCGACGACGACTTCTACATCAATGCGGCGACGGTGCGCGGCCTGCGCGGTGACGGCGGGACGGAACTCTGGTCGTACACGGTGAAGCGGGACGAGTCGAACCGGCTTGACGGTGACAGCGTCCTCGGCCTGCGGATCGCGAACGGCAAGGCCATCGCCTCGTACGTGACGACCGCGGACAGGGGCCGCGCCATCAACGCGGGGGGCCGCCGCTACGGCACGATCACCGTGCTCAGCGGCGGGGACGGTTCGGTGCGGTGGTCGCAGAAGGGCATGGTCGCCTCCCCGATCTACGCCGAGCCGTACCAGGCCGGCGACGACTGGCTGGTACGCACCATCGGCAACGCCCAGAACATCCACCTCTACCGGCTGGACAACGGCACGTCGGCGGGGCTCGTACCGCTCCTTGCCGACCTGTCGACCGGCGTCGCGGTCGATGTGAACGGAGACGGCCGCAAGGACCTGGTGGCCGGCGGCCAGTCCCGCGGCCTGTGGGCGTTCGACGGTCCGTCGCTGGCCGCGGGCAAGCCGCGGGTGCTGTGGCAGGCCACCCTGCCCGGCGCCGTGTACGGCGACATCGTGCTGGGTGACACGGACGGTGACGGACGCCGCGACGACCTGGTGGTGGCCGCCGAGACCGCCGCGGTGATCGTCGACGCCACCACCGGTCGGGTCAGCGCGACCATCGACCAGCCGGGGCAGTTCGTCCGCTCGGTGACCGTGGCCGATCTGAACAGCGACGGCGCTGACGACGTGCTCGTTCCGACCGACGCCGTCCGCGCCTACCGGGGTAGTGGCCGCCAACTGTGGTCCTACGCTCCCCAGGGCACGGGGCCGGTTGCCTTCTCGGACCTGGCGGTGACCGACGGCCGGGTGCTCGGTTCGTACCAGACGGCGTACCAGCGCGAGCCCGCCACGGTCGAGGAGATGGCTCTGGACGCCCGGACCGGTACGGTCGCCTGGACCGCCAGCCCAGTGTGGACGGGTAGCGACCCGAAGATCTACGGTGCGCAGCTCTTCCACGGCGTGTACGCCTCGCCCGCGATCCCGTACGCGGACGGGCATGCGGCCGTGGCCACCTGGATCGTGCGCGATGACAACGGCTGGTGGCGGGAGTTCTTCGAGTTCCGCGACGTCCGCACGGGCGGGGTGGTGAAGACCGCGCTCGGTGGCGGATCCTTCACCCTCGGCAACTGGTTCACCGGCGACGAGGGCCTGATCCTCACCGGAACGGCCTCGCTGCAAACCTTCGGCACGGACGGCAACGACTACCTGATCTACACGGTGGGGGCCATCCACCGAGCCGGTTTCGCGACCGGTCCCGGTGGGCGCCGGCTGCTCGTCGGTGGCACGGAAGGCGCGTTCTACATCTGGGACCCGTCCGTGCTCACGGCCGGCGTCCACTATCCGGATCACGAGGCCCGGCTGCAGCGGTACGCGACCCAGAACGTGGTGATCGCGGACCTCACCGGTGACGGCGTGGACGAGATCGTCGGCCTGCACAACGAAAACCTCGGGCAGGACCGGATGGCCGAACTGTCCGGCTACCGGTACGACATGGGGGTCGACAACCGGATTCACGGAATGGTGACGGGCGTCGTGACCAATTCCTGACTTGACACCGCTGATGGGGGCTCCCGCTATGGTGGGGGCCCCCATCAGCGTAGGGAGACCCAGGTGCTGCGGCTGCACCTCCTCGGCGGGTTCCGGGTCCACCGGAACGACGGGCCACCGCTCGCGGAGCGGTGGCCGCGGCCGAGCGCCCGGACGCTGCTCAAGCTGCTCGCAGTCGCCCCGGACCATCGCCTCCATCGCGAGGAGGCGATGGAGATCTGCTGGCCGGACGCCGATCCCCAGGCAGCGCTGCGCAGCCTGCGGGTGGCGCTGCACGCCGCCCGCCGGGCCGTCGAACCGGAACTCGCGCCCCGGGCCACGTCGTCGTACCTGATCGGCGAGGGGGCGCTGCTGCGGTTGGATCCGCACACCGTGTGGATCGACGCCGACGAAGCCGAACGGCTCGCGGAGGCGGCGCTAGCGCACGGCGGCCGAGCGGAACTGACGGCCGCGCTCGACGCGTTCACCGGCGAGCTTCTCCCCGAGGACCGGTACGCGCCGTGGTCCCAGGCCCGCCGGGAACGCCTGGCCGCGCTGCGGGAGAAGACCCTCCTCGCACTGGCCGCCGCCCATCTTGAAGCGGGCGGCACCGAGAAAGCGGTGGAGGCGGCCGAGCAGGTCCTGGCGGCCTCACCCGCCGAGGAGTACGCCCACCGCATCCTGATCGAGGCGTTCCTCCGGCAGGGGCTCCGACGCCGGGCCGTGCACCAGTACCACCTGTGCCGGGAGGCACTGGACGCCGAGATCGGGGTGCGGCCGGGCGCCGAGGCGGAAGCGCTGTACCGTCGAGCCCTCGCCGCGCCGACCTCGGCCGCCCGGTCGGGGCAGCCGGCGCTCCCGGCGGCGGTGCGGCTACCACCCGCCCTGCCGCTGCGGGGTCGCGATGACGTGCTGGCCGAGCTGCTGGAAGTCGACACCCCGCCCGTCCTCCTCGTCACCGGAGAGGCCGGGCTCGGCAAGACGCGCCTCGTTGCCGAGGCCGCCCGCCGGGCCGCCGAGAAGGGGGCGACCGTGCTGTGGGGCGCCGGCCACGACGCGGAAGGGCACCGGCCGTACGGCCCGTTCGCGGAGGCGGTCGAGGGCTGGCTGGCGGACCGCTCCCTCGAGGAGCGGGCCAGCATGGGCGCGGAGTATCCGGAACTGGCCGGGCTCCTGCCGTTGGGGAGGGTGGAGCCGAGGGCGTGGCGAAGCCCCGAGGAGGAGCGGGACCGCCTGTTCCAGGCAGCGGCCGCGCTGTTCCAGGAGCTGGCGGCGGAACGGCCGGCGGTGGTGGTGCTGGACGACCTTCATGCCGCGGACGCAGGCTCGTTCCAACTCCTCAGCTATCTCGCGCGGCGGGCCCGGGAGAACGGTATGGGTTGGCGGTTTCTCGCCACGCTGCGCCCGGAGGAGCTGCCGGGCTCCGATCTACGGCGGCACACGTTGGACGTGCTGGTCCGCCAGTCGCTCGCCCGGGCTGTCGAACCACCCCGCCTGCCCCGGGAGGCGTGTCTCGAGCTCGCGGCCGACGCGCTGGGCTCCTCCTCCGCAGCCGTACCCGAACGGGTGTGGGAACTGTCCCTGGGTAATCCGCTCTTCGCGCTCGAGCTGGCGCGTGCGCTGCGGGACGGGGTCGTGGGCGTTTCGGGAGCACCCGAGGGTATCCGACAGGTGGTCGCCCAGCGGCTCGGACGACTCGACCCGGCAGCCCGTCGAGTGGTGGACATGGTCGCGGTGGCGGGTCAGGACGCGGCACTCGCCGAGGTCCTGGACGTCGCCCGGCGCTGCGGGCAGCCACCGCTGTCGGCGGCCGAGGCGACGGAGGCAGTGGAGGCCGCTGTCGCCGCCTCCGTGCTGGAGGAGCGGCCGGTGGCCGTCGAGGGCCGTCCGATGGCCGGGCTTACCTTCCGCCATCCCCTGGTCCGGATGACCTGCTACCGGATGCTGTCGGCGGCCCGGCGGCAGCTGTTGCACTCGGCGTATGCGGAGGCGGTGCTCCGGCGCCGGCCGGATGCCGTGGACACGCTCGCCGCCCAGTTGACGGGCGCCGACGACCCGCGCGCCACCGGGTATCTGCGGCGGGCAGCGGAACGCGCGGCGGCCCATCACGCGAACGACACCGCAGACCGCTACTACGCGGAGCTCACCGACCGGCTCGACGCGCTGGCCGCCGAATCGGCGCGCGCACGGATGGACCACAGCGTCGTGCTGCGCCGGATGGGCCGGTTCGAGGACGCGGCCCGGCTGCTCCGCGAGGCTCTGGCGGAGATGGAGCGCCACGGCGACCGGGACGGACGGGTGCTCGCCGCAGCCCGGCTCGCCGAACTCATGGCGAAAACGCGGAGCACGGACGAGGGCCTCCGGCTGCTCGATGCCACTCCGCCCGCTCCCGACACGCCGGCGGCGACGACGAGCGCCCATCATCTCGCCAGGGCTGTGCTCTGTTTCGTCGCCGGCCGGTACGAGCAGGGGGCGGCGGCCGCGCGGGCGACGGAAACCGCAGCGCGGGCGGTGGCCGGCCCGGAACGGCGGGGACTGCTCGCCCGGGCGCTGGCGATGCGTGCGACGTCCCTGGGCTTGGCCGGTCGTTTCGGGGAGACGGGCCTGGTCGCGCAACGCGCACTACCGCACGCGAAGGCGTACGGAGATCCGCAGCTACTCGCCCTGGTCCTCTCGGTGCTGCGGGAAACCGCTCTTCGGGCCGGGCGGTTACCGGAGGCCATCGAAACGGGGCGGCGGGCGTTGGACCTCGCCGAGCGGTCCGGCGATCCGACGGCAACGGTCTTCGAGCGGGCGAACCTGGCCAAGCTCCACCTGTTGATGGAGGAGACGGCCGAGGCCCGGGCCCTGGCGGAGACCGCGGTGCGGGAGGCGGGGCCGGGCCTCGGCTGGTGCGTGCCATACGCTCTGGCAGCCCTCGCCCGGGTGCGGATCCGGATGGGAGAGCCGGGTGCGGGCGTGCTGCTGGACGCGGCCGAGCGCGCGGCGCGCGCGCAGGGGGACTTTCAGGCCCAGGACGAGGTGCGGTCGGTGCGGGCCGAGTTGACGTTACAGGAGGGGCGCCCGGAGGACGCCTTGGCGCTCCTCGCAGACCGACAGACGAGGTCGGCGCACCTGACGGCCCGCGCGTGGCTGGCATGCGGGCGCGTCCAGGAGGCCCTCGAGGTGGCGGCGGCGGAGGCGGCGCGCGCGGAGCGGGCCGGCGAGCGGCTTGCGGAGACGGACGCGCGGACGGTGCATGCCGCCGCCTTGGCGGCGCTGGGCCGCGAGCAGGATGCGGCGGAGGCATTTCGACGGGCGGCCGCCCTGGCAGAAGCCCTTCCCTACCCGGCGGGCTCTCGCCGGCTGGCGTTGGTACGCCGTCGACGGCGGACAACCGAGGGCTCAGGGTCACGGCCGGAGTAACGGTTGCAAGGGCCCGCATGCTTCGCCGCGTGGCGGTTGTCCGCAGCGTCATGGCACGTGACCCTGACGAGGTGCCGCTCGTGGCCTACTTCCGGCAGGTCGAGGCGGCCGGCGAGTTCCCCCAGTCCCACGGGTGCCCAGCAGATCTGGACGGCGATCGGCTCGGCACCGAACGGAGCCGCCGTCCCGGTCGGCGCCGCGGTGATCGCCGAGGGCGCCGTCGCGACCAGCACCACCGGGGGCGGCCTGGGCTGATGCCGCGTGACCGATCCCGCCGTCTACGCCTCGATCCTGGAGCACATCGCCGCTACTTCGACGCCTGCGACAGCTGGGACCTCGACGCGCGATCATGGAGATTCATGGCCGGCGCTACGCGCTCGGCGGGCAACATGGCGAGGAACAAGGGTTGGTGTTCGCATCCCCACCGTCAACGCCGCAGGCGCCGCTCAAGATCAACGAGCCAGCCCAGCGAGGAGGTTGACACCACCGGCCACGATCACCACGCCGAATACGTACGACAGGATGGCATGGGAGAGCACGGTGCCTCGGATCCGAGGGTCGCTGATGGCCGTATCGGAGACTTGGTAAGTCATGCCGATCGTGAAAGAGACGTAGGCTAGGTCGCGGTAGGTAGGCCCCCCTGGCACAGACTCGCCGCCGAAACCGATGCCCCCGGCCGTCGACCCGAAATGCAGGTCGGCGTAGCGCAGTGTGAAGACCGTGTGGACAATGGTCCACGACAGCAGGACGGTCAGCGTTGCGAC from Micromonospora kangleipakensis includes these protein-coding regions:
- the mmsB gene encoding multiple monosaccharide ABC transporter permease, with protein sequence MTSVAPTNADLAMADTTLAQPGQPAGRAPRRFTVNLRQSGIYVAFALIVLLFTVLTDGAMLQPQNISNIIVQNSYILILAIGMILIIIAGHIDLSVGSVVAVTGAITAVLTVNMGVPWPLALVITLIAGALIGAWQGYWIAYFGIPAFIVTLAGMLLFRALTLTVLGNQGIGPFPEEIRTLSNGFTQGYLGNVGLGPLGGADLFSLLVGITAVAGIAITQWRTRAARLGYHQAVDPLPTFLAKIALAAFLVLGIVVQLARFRNLPWVLVLLAALVLGYSLLMNRAVFGRQIYAVGGNLQAAVLSGVKVKSNVFWIFVNMGVLSALAGIIFAGRLNQAGPTAGNQFELDAIAAAFIGGAAVQGGVGKVVGAITGGLIMGVINNGMSLIGAPSEQVMLVKGLVLLAAVAFDVWTKRRAGAAR
- a CDS encoding S8 family serine peptidase → MTVVGGLAVPAAAAAPRHNAIVDPGLAAAVGAGQEATFFVVVDGRTDLSGALRQRGKARKAAVFRALRAEATRDQSSLTRYLDQAKIGYESYWIANAVKVTGDRDLVERLAARPDVAALRQEQHYAISTVAMDPVTTTTTTTTDPEWGVKDIGADQVWSQYADRGEGVVVASIDSGVEFNHPALADNYRGNLGDGTYNHDYNWYDASGQCPDSSTPCDNNGHGTHTMGTIAGAGGIGVAPGATWIAAKGCEANYCSDTSLLNAGQWILAPTDHNGQNPRPDLAPDIVNNSWGGGNTTFYQDMIEAWNAAGIFEAFAAGNAGNGTTCSTTEAPGAQAPAYGVGAYDATGAIASFSGFGPSLVDGSMKPNIAAPGVNVRSAWPGSRYRAISGTSMATPHVAGAVALLWSAAPSLVGDIDATRAVLNDSARDVDDTHCGGTADANNVWGEGKLDAFAAVDRAPHTAATITGTVTDRVTGAGLAGITITATGQGGQRTVTTEASGAYRLVLAAGAYTVTSVGYGYRTVTEDLTVTDGQALSHDIALDAVPRHAVTGTVYDVTGKPLPGASVRIVEAPLAPVVSDAAGAFRFPVVAEGSFTLMVTPAEPVLCNGTYQKTLTVDGDESVAVRLPAHSDAFGNSCLPAAYSWVSGATKVALSGDENAKTVALPFPVTFYGVAYNQASVTTNGLVNFLAPRLGDYVNTALPATAQPNGILAAYWDDLVLDKRSAVKTATTGTAGQQKFAIVWENATFAADSSRRVTFEAVFEEATGAILLQYQSIDDASALEKGGSATVGIENQAGADALQYSFNEPVLTDRSALRIFPKAA
- a CDS encoding VCBS repeat-containing protein gives rise to the protein MKKRSRSAVRRLASALLAPGLVLAALPAITTPAYAEDGSQQARVLTDAQAAELESRFTAAPSAQKATAPSDTAEPPAEQPQDAAPVTLTEASALETYRGNAETAPLGGGKGDFLAVHSLGLITRFTTGGRAVWKRDNDSLYADWHVKPLRPWDKEPYPAHITVGYEANSPYADLADRGFAQGDLTGDGVADVVFTAKVGANPYRPFTSPGSSLTTGSFVTALDGKTGATLWSQILPDAQQVALAGRTLLVADQPSNNFGADETLTTKLYGFRFTFADGRLTPAATWSYDTGQRDGRWASVTALSDTAAALSWYVRKTDTDPAASQTLVIDTADGTPHWQTAGAMYGREAVVDPSRNRLVAIEQSDYTDGVRYQLVGYDLANGTRTVLDERVNAVGTELAVGELKGGGGVEYAVAEATFDDDFYINAATVRGLRGDGGTELWSYTVKRDESNRLDGDSVLGLRIANGKAIASYVTTADRGRAINAGGRRYGTITVLSGGDGSVRWSQKGMVASPIYAEPYQAGDDWLVRTIGNAQNIHLYRLDNGTSAGLVPLLADLSTGVAVDVNGDGRKDLVAGGQSRGLWAFDGPSLAAGKPRVLWQATLPGAVYGDIVLGDTDGDGRRDDLVVAAETAAVIVDATTGRVSATIDQPGQFVRSVTVADLNSDGADDVLVPTDAVRAYRGSGRQLWSYAPQGTGPVAFSDLAVTDGRVLGSYQTAYQREPATVEEMALDARTGTVAWTASPVWTGSDPKIYGAQLFHGVYASPAIPYADGHAAVATWIVRDDNGWWREFFEFRDVRTGGVVKTALGGGSFTLGNWFTGDEGLILTGTASLQTFGTDGNDYLIYTVGAIHRAGFATGPGGRRLLVGGTEGAFYIWDPSVLTAGVHYPDHEARLQRYATQNVVIADLTGDGVDEIVGLHNENLGQDRMAELSGYRYDMGVDNRIHGMVTGVVTNS
- a CDS encoding ATP-binding protein, producing the protein MLRLHLLGGFRVHRNDGPPLAERWPRPSARTLLKLLAVAPDHRLHREEAMEICWPDADPQAALRSLRVALHAARRAVEPELAPRATSSYLIGEGALLRLDPHTVWIDADEAERLAEAALAHGGRAELTAALDAFTGELLPEDRYAPWSQARRERLAALREKTLLALAAAHLEAGGTEKAVEAAEQVLAASPAEEYAHRILIEAFLRQGLRRRAVHQYHLCREALDAEIGVRPGAEAEALYRRALAAPTSAARSGQPALPAAVRLPPALPLRGRDDVLAELLEVDTPPVLLVTGEAGLGKTRLVAEAARRAAEKGATVLWGAGHDAEGHRPYGPFAEAVEGWLADRSLEERASMGAEYPELAGLLPLGRVEPRAWRSPEEERDRLFQAAAALFQELAAERPAVVVLDDLHAADAGSFQLLSYLARRARENGMGWRFLATLRPEELPGSDLRRHTLDVLVRQSLARAVEPPRLPREACLELAADALGSSSAAVPERVWELSLGNPLFALELARALRDGVVGVSGAPEGIRQVVAQRLGRLDPAARRVVDMVAVAGQDAALAEVLDVARRCGQPPLSAAEATEAVEAAVAASVLEERPVAVEGRPMAGLTFRHPLVRMTCYRMLSAARRQLLHSAYAEAVLRRRPDAVDTLAAQLTGADDPRATGYLRRAAERAAAHHANDTADRYYAELTDRLDALAAESARARMDHSVVLRRMGRFEDAARLLREALAEMERHGDRDGRVLAAARLAELMAKTRSTDEGLRLLDATPPAPDTPAATTSAHHLARAVLCFVAGRYEQGAAAARATETAARAVAGPERRGLLARALAMRATSLGLAGRFGETGLVAQRALPHAKAYGDPQLLALVLSVLRETALRAGRLPEAIETGRRALDLAERSGDPTATVFERANLAKLHLLMEETAEARALAETAVREAGPGLGWCVPYALAALARVRIRMGEPGAGVLLDAAERAARAQGDFQAQDEVRSVRAELTLQEGRPEDALALLADRQTRSAHLTARAWLACGRVQEALEVAAAEAARAERAGERLAETDARTVHAAALAALGREQDAAEAFRRAAALAEALPYPAGSRRLALVRRRRRTTEGSGSRPE